From the Candidatus Protochlamydia phocaeensis genome, one window contains:
- a CDS encoding Maf family protein has product MHFILGSQSPRRREILSYFNLPFTQVASSFDEDAIPFKNNPMEYVLILSRGKAELLRKQYPDALILTADTIVYKDERIFGKPRDEQEAFEYLKTLAGHWHSVFTGLSLSYKDQLFEQIEETKVLFNEITDQQIRLYQQTLHCADKAGGYMIQGPGGLIAKRIEGCYYNVMGLPLNALENLLKKVGIDLWKHLKG; this is encoded by the coding sequence ATGCACTTTATTCTAGGTTCTCAATCTCCCAGGCGACGAGAAATATTGAGTTATTTTAACTTGCCTTTTACCCAAGTTGCTTCTTCCTTTGACGAAGACGCCATTCCTTTTAAGAATAATCCTATGGAATATGTTCTTATTCTCTCGAGGGGAAAAGCCGAGCTTCTTCGCAAGCAATATCCCGATGCCCTTATTCTGACAGCCGATACCATTGTCTATAAAGATGAAAGAATTTTTGGGAAACCACGTGATGAGCAAGAGGCTTTTGAATATTTGAAAACGCTAGCGGGTCATTGGCATAGTGTTTTTACTGGCCTATCTTTATCTTATAAAGATCAGCTCTTTGAGCAAATTGAAGAAACAAAAGTTTTGTTTAATGAAATAACGGATCAACAAATCCGGCTTTATCAACAAACTTTGCATTGTGCGGATAAAGCGGGGGGCTATATGATTCAAGGGCCAGGCGGCTTGATTGCCAAGCGCATTGAGGGGTGTTATTACAATGTAATGGGACTTCCTCTAAATGCGTTGGAAAATCTTTTAAAAAAAGTCGGCATTGATCTTTGGAAACATTTAAAAGGCTGA
- a CDS encoding HEAT repeat domain-containing protein, translated as MHMKGCIEFICSLFLFISPIWAHASFSPEEGRILFLIQQGEHQQALNLYQAAAKQTGRHDFELLHKIGLALLDYGARQSDPEIQLLALFGASVSVHEDAYYILEEGLKSRYPQIQVVALKALAQLQHDQADQALLRAMGSDQLLVRFEAAHQLCLKKHPQAVNQTESLMYKTPKAVLPLYPPLLAAAGTPQAMRILRKFLLHSSEDVRLATILSLAKYQRDDLLPQIRQLALHSHFSQQEACAYALGLFKDEQSLTKLNKLASSQYPTVALAARQALYRLGQEEALQAIESAAQKGDIFAIAALGEMLDHAKALLPLLQHPDMQIRFNAIIALLHQRHPQAFEHIKEILIRDKRDLAFSPTHSPGKVFKAWKIIPSANQILQDDISAYEDHLELKESILEMIREQSEADFIRIAHQIFAAQQNDLVPLTAELLEDIGSLEAINCLKTYQQKLGAPLVRHYCNLTLYRLQEPGPYDDQLRQWVKNQSQTEFIRFQPFIPWKWNSQGYVLTPEETSQLLIKAYESLATNQDIPGIEALIEAIASGHSKNKYALAGLLLRATQ; from the coding sequence ATGCATATGAAGGGCTGTATTGAATTTATTTGCTCTCTTTTCCTCTTTATTTCTCCTATCTGGGCTCACGCTTCTTTTTCACCGGAAGAGGGACGCATTTTATTTCTTATTCAGCAAGGAGAGCATCAGCAAGCTTTAAATTTATATCAAGCTGCCGCTAAGCAAACGGGCAGGCACGATTTTGAGCTTCTGCATAAAATAGGCTTGGCTCTTTTAGATTATGGCGCTCGCCAGTCTGATCCAGAAATTCAATTGCTCGCTCTTTTTGGAGCAAGCGTCTCCGTTCATGAGGATGCCTATTACATTCTGGAAGAAGGCCTAAAGAGCCGTTACCCTCAAATTCAGGTTGTTGCCCTCAAAGCTTTGGCTCAACTCCAGCATGATCAAGCCGATCAGGCTCTTTTACGAGCGATGGGGTCTGATCAATTGCTTGTACGCTTTGAAGCTGCCCATCAACTGTGCTTAAAGAAGCATCCTCAAGCGGTCAATCAAACTGAATCGCTTATGTATAAGACCCCTAAAGCTGTGCTGCCTCTCTATCCCCCTTTATTAGCTGCAGCAGGCACTCCCCAAGCCATGCGCATCTTGCGTAAATTTCTTCTTCATTCTTCGGAAGATGTCCGCCTCGCCACGATTTTAAGTTTGGCCAAATATCAAAGGGATGATCTGCTGCCCCAAATTAGGCAGTTAGCGCTTCATTCTCATTTTAGCCAGCAAGAAGCTTGCGCCTATGCGCTTGGACTATTTAAGGATGAACAATCGCTTACCAAATTAAACAAGCTCGCTTCTTCGCAATATCCGACAGTCGCCTTAGCTGCCCGGCAAGCGCTTTATCGATTAGGGCAAGAAGAGGCATTGCAAGCCATTGAATCAGCGGCTCAAAAAGGAGACATTTTTGCCATTGCAGCCTTAGGGGAGATGCTTGATCATGCAAAAGCCTTGCTTCCTCTTCTGCAACACCCGGATATGCAGATTCGTTTCAATGCCATTATTGCCTTGCTTCATCAACGGCATCCTCAAGCTTTTGAGCATATAAAAGAAATCTTGATCCGCGATAAACGCGATCTAGCCTTCAGTCCTACCCATTCTCCTGGAAAAGTTTTTAAAGCCTGGAAAATCATTCCTTCCGCTAATCAAATCTTGCAAGACGATATAAGCGCTTACGAAGATCATCTGGAATTGAAAGAATCTATCCTGGAAATGATTAGAGAACAATCAGAAGCGGATTTCATTCGCATTGCCCATCAAATTTTTGCAGCCCAGCAAAATGATCTCGTCCCCTTAACTGCAGAGCTTTTAGAAGATATTGGCTCCTTAGAAGCAATTAATTGCTTAAAGACCTACCAGCAAAAGCTAGGCGCTCCTCTTGTCCGCCATTATTGCAATTTAACACTATACCGCCTGCAAGAGCCTGGCCCATATGATGACCAGTTGCGTCAGTGGGTCAAAAATCAAAGTCAAACGGAATTTATTCGGTTTCAGCCTTTTATCCCATGGAAATGGAATAGCCAAGGATATGTTTTAACTCCTGAAGAAACCTCTCAGCTTCTCATCAAGGCCTATGAGTCCTTAGCTACCAATCAAGATATCCCGGGAATTGAAGCCTTAATAGAAGCTATCGCTTCCGGGCATTCCAAAAACAAATATGCTTTGGCAGGACTTTTATTGCGCGCGACGCAATAA